The Rhododendron vialii isolate Sample 1 chromosome 8a, ASM3025357v1 genome has a window encoding:
- the LOC131298211 gene encoding uncharacterized protein LOC131298211 produces the protein MAVNSCEESQDAHSILVLTDESISDPQCKSQLVTLSHSEVSNQLNNRMCLDSKLNCQTCIEQEMVNTVAVSPCIVDIYVEKGHSGMPKASETGEKLKIEGSFTHLKRGLQKQISLQIGERLMQLLMNGSIGLPKFISREKSATERVHETPNSRTRKYKRSASFNSRKVALLFSVLSIVGTMVLICLTLRVRHLSDGSVHI, from the exons atggcGGTCAATTCGTGCGAAGAG AGCCAAGATGCCCATAGCATTTTGGTGTTAACTGATGAAAGCATTAGTGATCCTCAATGCAAATCACAGTTGGTTACCTTAAGCCACTCAGAAGTTTCCAATCAACTCAATAACAGGATGTGCTTGGATTCTAAATTGAATTGCCAAACTTGTATCGAACAAGAGATGGTAAATACAGTTGCTGTTTCCCCATGCATTGTGGATATTTATGTCGAGAAGGGACATTCAGGGATGCCTAAAGCCAGCGAAACTGGGGAAAAGTTGAAGATTGAGGGTTCATTTACT CATTTGAAGAGGGGACTGCAGAAACAGATTAGCTTACAGATAGGGGAGAGGTTGATGCAACTCCTAATGAATGGCAGCATTGGTTTACCCAAATTCATTTCTAGAG AAAAATCTGCCACTGAAAGGGTTCATGAAACTCCTAATAGCAGAACAAGGAAATACAAGCGCTCGGCTTCATTCAATTCAAGAAAAGTGGCTCTCCTCTTCTCGGTCTT GTCAATCGTAGGAACCATGGTGCTGATATGTTTGACACTGAGAGTGAGACATCTAAGCGACGGTTCTGTTCACATTTGA
- the LOC131298217 gene encoding ubiquitin carboxyl-terminal hydrolase 4 — translation MGATGSKLEKALGDQFPEGERYFGLENFGNTCYCNSVLQALYFCVPFREQLLEYYVNNKSLADTEENLLTCLADLFSQISSQKKKTGVIAPKRFVLRLKKQNEIFRSYMHQDAHEFLNYLLNELVDILEKESHAAKGDAENSSSPSEKVANGPKAIHENGAKKEPLVTWVHKNFQGILTNETRCLRCETVTARDETFFDLSLDIEQNSSITSCLKNFSSTETLNAEDKFFCDKCCSLQEAQKRMKIKKPPQILVIHLKRFKYIEQLSRYKKLSYRVVFPLELKLSNTVEDTDSEYSLFAVVVHVGSGPNHGHYVSLVKSHNHWLFFDDENVEIIDESAVQTFFGSAQEYSSNTDHGYILFYERLGMVSSEGVIF, via the exons ATGGGTGCGACGGGATCCAAGCTCGAGAAAGCGCTGGGCGACCAGTTCCCCGAAGGCGAGCGATACTTCGGACTCGAGAATTTCGGCAACACTTGCTACTGCAACAGCGTCCTACAG GCTCTGTATTTTTGTGTTCCATTCCGCGAGCAGCTATTAGAATATTATGTGAATAACAAAAGTCTTGCTGATACGGAAGAAAATCTTTTGACATGTCTGGCAGACTTGTTTTCACAG ATAAgttcacaaaagaagaaaacaggTGTCATTGCTCCAAAGCGTTTCGTGCTGAGATTGAAGAAGCAAAATGAAATATTTCGCAGCTATATGCACCAA GATGCCCATGAGTTTTTGAACTATTTGCTGAATGAACTTGTTGACATATTGGAGAAAGAATCCCATGCTGCAAAGGGTGATGCTGAAAATTCATCATCACCATCTGAAAAGGTTGCAAATGGGCCAAAGGCTATTCATGAGAATGGTGCTAAAAAGGAGCCTCTTGTCACTTGGGTGCACAAAAATTTTCAG GGTATACTCACAAACGAAACACGGTGCTTGCGATGTGAGACGGTAACAGCAAGGGATGAAACCTTTTTTGACTTGAGCCTTGATATTGAACAGAACAGTTCCATCACGAGCTGCTTGAAAAATTTTAGTTCCACTGAGACTTTAAATGCTGAAGACAAATTCTTTTGTGATAAGTGCTGCAG TTTGCAGGAGGCCCAGAAGagaatgaagataaaaaagCCACCTCAAATTCTCGTAATTCATCTAAAGCGATTCAAGTACATTGAGCAGCTGAGCCGGTACAAAAAATTGTCATACCGTGTTGTATTTCCACTTGAGCTAAAGTTGAGCAATACAGTGGAAGATACCGATTCAGAGTACTCCCTATTTGCTGTAGTCGTTCATGTTGGGAGTGGACCCAACCACGGACACTATGTCAGCCTAGTGAAAAGCCATAACCATTGGTTGTTTTTCGATGATGAGAACGTGGAGATAATTGACGAGTCAGCAGTGCAAACTTTCTTTGGTTCGGCACAGGAGTATTCAAGTAATACGGATCATGGGTACATCTTGTTCTACGAGAGACTTGGCATGGTTTCCTCCGAGGGAGTAATTTTCTAA